Proteins co-encoded in one Paracrocinitomix mangrovi genomic window:
- a CDS encoding OmpA family protein produces the protein MRNIFYSSLIALIGIVLVGCSAEKYFNEGDKHYEYLRYSEAIASYEKGIKKDRNLEVLEKMGNAYYFMGKYEKAMELYEECMANKSAADKLNFYYARALMATGKTKEAKGYLTRYLLRHPNDVVAGMLLSSVNSINERYIDTSLFTLEKIPTDDFTGAFSAVEYRDGIVFSGEKEVFRGSKQSPWTGNSYLDLYYMEKDEDGNWLSPEILQGTINGKFHEGPASFSKSGDVVYFTRSNYFKRKMEISNEEENNLKIFIAKSEDGKWKHLEELPFNSDNYSCGHPALASDDKTLYFVSDMPGGYGGTDIYVTRFENGEWTKPENLGETVNTPGNEMFPYMHDDGILYFSSDAHNSMGGLDVFLTYEYNGRWMKPENLNYPLNSLKDDFSFVLSEDNTTGFVTSSRANKDELYEFKKNAPTFILYGRARKKDSFDPVAGVTVEITRGSDGKVITMTSDKDGKFEYQLDVEEEYHLLCTKIGCFTRTDKVSTKGKKYSENFYADFIVEEIELNKPIVLEDIFYDFDRWNIRPDAATELDKLVKLLKDNPTIHIEMGSHCDARGKDHYNQVLSDKRALAAVRYLIYKGIAADRLSWKGYGETVPRNQCVNGVKCSEEQHQENRRTEFKVTKL, from the coding sequence ATGAGAAATATATTTTATAGCAGCTTAATAGCGCTAATTGGGATTGTATTGGTTGGGTGTAGTGCAGAGAAGTATTTTAATGAGGGGGATAAACACTATGAATATTTAAGATATTCTGAGGCAATAGCATCCTATGAAAAAGGAATTAAAAAGGATAGAAACCTTGAAGTTCTTGAGAAAATGGGTAATGCCTATTATTTCATGGGCAAGTATGAAAAAGCAATGGAGCTTTATGAAGAGTGCATGGCAAATAAAAGTGCAGCTGACAAGTTGAATTTTTACTATGCACGAGCTTTAATGGCTACAGGAAAAACTAAAGAAGCAAAAGGCTATTTAACAAGATATCTTTTGAGACATCCAAATGATGTGGTTGCAGGTATGTTATTATCATCTGTAAACTCTATCAATGAACGTTATATAGATACAAGTCTCTTTACATTAGAAAAAATTCCTACAGATGATTTCACCGGAGCTTTTAGTGCGGTTGAATACAGAGATGGAATTGTTTTCTCAGGAGAAAAGGAAGTATTTAGAGGATCAAAACAAAGTCCTTGGACCGGTAATTCATATTTGGATTTGTATTACATGGAAAAAGACGAAGATGGGAACTGGTTGTCCCCGGAAATATTGCAAGGAACTATCAATGGAAAATTTCATGAGGGTCCTGCATCTTTTTCTAAATCTGGAGATGTAGTGTACTTTACAAGAAGTAATTACTTCAAACGTAAAATGGAAATTAGCAATGAAGAGGAAAATAACTTGAAAATATTCATTGCAAAATCAGAGGATGGAAAATGGAAACATTTGGAGGAGTTGCCATTTAATTCAGATAATTACTCATGTGGGCATCCTGCTTTGGCAAGTGATGATAAAACCTTGTATTTTGTTTCTGACATGCCTGGAGGTTATGGAGGTACGGATATTTATGTTACTAGATTTGAAAACGGTGAGTGGACAAAACCGGAAAATTTAGGAGAGACAGTAAATACGCCGGGTAATGAGATGTTTCCATATATGCATGATGATGGAATATTATACTTCTCTTCTGATGCACACAATTCAATGGGTGGGTTAGATGTGTTTTTAACCTATGAATACAATGGGCGTTGGATGAAGCCTGAAAACTTGAATTATCCTCTTAATTCCTTAAAAGACGATTTTAGCTTTGTGTTGTCTGAAGATAATACAACAGGGTTTGTAACGTCTTCTAGAGCGAATAAGGATGAATTATATGAGTTTAAGAAAAATGCACCAACATTTATTCTGTATGGTAGAGCAAGAAAAAAAGATTCATTTGATCCAGTTGCAGGAGTTACGGTTGAGATTACTAGAGGATCTGATGGAAAAGTGATTACAATGACCAGTGATAAGGATGGTAAATTTGAATATCAATTAGACGTTGAGGAAGAATACCACTTATTGTGCACTAAAATTGGATGTTTTACGAGAACGGATAAAGTATCTACAAAAGGGAAGAAGTATTCAGAGAATTTTTACGCCGATTTCATTGTTGAAGAAATTGAACTGAACAAACCAATTGTACTGGAAGATATTTTTTATGACTTTGATAGATGGAACATTAGACCTGATGCAGCAACGGAATTGGATAAGTTAGTGAAGCTTTTAAAAGATAATCCTACTATTCATATTGAAATGGGATCTCACTGTGATGCCAGAGGGAAAGATCATTACAATCAGGTATTGTCTGATAAGCGTGCATTAGCTGCAGTAAGATATCTTATCTATAAAGGTATTGCAGCTGATAGATTGAGCTGGAAAGGATACGGAGAAACTGTTCCGAGAAATCAATGTGTTAACGGAGTTAAATGTTCTGAGGAGCAACACCAAGAGAACAGAAGAACAGAATTTAAAGTAACTAAGTTATAG
- a CDS encoding type IX secretion system membrane protein PorP/SprF, which translates to MKVILIACLTLLVVDNAKAQQEPMVSQYMFNGLFLNPAYAGSQECITTTMLFRKQWVGFDGSPYTFTAAADMPLVDNKMGVGLVVSNDNIGVTNQTDIVGNYSYNVKLSEEGKLAFGLKAGMSIYSAKVSELTTWDESDPMFGSDIRGQVIPKFGFGMYYHQKEKWYAGISIPTLLAYEKGMGFSFNINKTSFMRRHLLITGGYIFQAGENVKLKPSILMKYITGAPFEADINFSALFKETIWVGASFRTGDALVALLEYQASNSFRVGYAYDITFSNIRKYSAGSHEIMIGYDFGKGDTKEKTPRYF; encoded by the coding sequence ATGAAAGTAATATTAATAGCATGTTTGACACTTCTGGTGGTAGACAATGCTAAGGCTCAGCAGGAGCCAATGGTGAGTCAGTACATGTTTAACGGACTGTTTCTTAACCCTGCTTATGCCGGTAGTCAGGAATGCATAACTACAACTATGCTTTTCAGAAAGCAATGGGTAGGTTTTGATGGATCACCATATACATTTACAGCCGCAGCAGATATGCCCTTGGTAGATAACAAAATGGGAGTAGGTTTAGTTGTGTCAAACGATAACATTGGAGTTACCAACCAAACTGATATCGTAGGAAACTATTCTTATAACGTTAAGTTATCTGAAGAAGGTAAATTGGCATTTGGTTTAAAAGCCGGAATGTCCATTTATTCAGCTAAAGTTTCTGAATTAACTACCTGGGATGAGTCAGACCCAATGTTTGGGTCAGATATCCGCGGACAAGTAATTCCTAAGTTTGGATTCGGAATGTATTACCATCAAAAAGAAAAATGGTATGCTGGAATTTCAATTCCAACTCTTTTAGCTTACGAAAAAGGAATGGGATTCTCTTTCAATATTAACAAGACATCTTTTATGAGAAGACACTTGTTGATTACAGGAGGATATATTTTTCAGGCAGGCGAAAATGTAAAGTTAAAGCCAAGTATTTTGATGAAGTATATTACAGGTGCTCCATTTGAAGCAGACATTAATTTTAGTGCGTTGTTTAAAGAGACAATCTGGGTTGGAGCTTCATTTAGAACAGGTGATGCATTAGTAGCATTATTGGAGTATCAGGCTTCGAATAGTTTTAGAGTGGGTTATGCCTATGACATAACATTTTCAAATATCCGTAAGTACTCTGCAGGATCTCATGAAATCATGATTGGATATGATTTTGGTAAAGGAGATACTAAAGAAAAAACACCTAGATATTTTTAG
- a CDS encoding HYR domain-containing protein → MRKLYVLLGIIAISISFSTHAQVPTCGTDVPYFQVDLTGQPDGVWESPSHSRLGNCCGTSSPDRCTSFEIILDTGATMINFEIASGAIPPGSMFYQIGCGPQVPVGDAICISGVGPHYLTFCKPGNNENTYRITSIPKPTFPKDDSTRIGCTLPIEILGLENITINSISPGTPGQYNSYLSCLDCGTPNFEPGLSAPAFIDYEICGTPTASACGYVYTCDTVRLYAFQALDGSVTPNPAEFCSGGGGVVLTASATGGDAVYSYEWYNSSSVSVGTGSAFNATTQENFTVKISDGLVSPTCPSEYITVPVTVGLPPTVSAGIDQTLCANDPEVFLSGSVTNADGAVWTGGTGTFNPNDSTVFASYMPTSAELTAGSVTLTLTSYGAGGGCTEDFDQVTIFFSDTVDISFTSPTLNCYNSTGALTANASSGTAPYTYFWSTGATTNSIFAGDGTYWVEVTDAIGCSHTESVTLTAPSEMNLTMSSTDCSFDGASDGTASVAVAGGTPAYTYSWGTGGTAATETGLSYGVATVTVTDANGCIKIGSVVVNEPQCLAFSVAASSTNVSCFGGNDGTASAVAAGGLLPYSYSWNTSPVSAGTPISGLSAGTYTVTATDGNGCVDLATVAITEPTQLTNTMTHTDIAVIGANTGVATANPSGGTPGYSYLWTPGGETTQSIINQFAGTYYVDITDSKFCSISDSVIINEPPCNNLDIGLVYSDITCNGASDGKATVVVAHGTAPYTITWSDGQTGTTATNLSAGSYTVTVTDASNCTTFENFTITEPSALSVGLTPTAISCFGYANGTIDLTATGGTYPYSFSWEIGGVVITKAEDLVNLKPGTYSVTVTDANGCVETASVGITQPAQVAATATKINALCNGDSNGSIDATSTGGTAPHSYLWQGPLGFTSTSQDISSLSAGLYTLQVTDLNGCTLVTPLGVYIDQPDTVIIHNISVSCPTPGATNANVVVDSVTGGTEDLYDISYDNGTTFNGLGNYTATLPTGATYQVVARDANACATVNPYVLTIDPVVTITNVTFDPCIPAGATDIPVTVAATGGDGGPYEVSTDNGATFNAAGVMTINLAVGNSYNIVVRDAKGCLTVATSITIPNELIATGVIQNEVSCLGESDGSIDLTVTGGTTAYTFAWTGPNSYTATTEDISGLFEGTYDVIVTDANGCTANESVVLTTFVDVTNPTITCPSDISQSNDAGVCGALIIYATPVGVDNCPLGVSTIMTTGLTSGSTFPIGTTLVTYEVTDSAGNTASCSFNVTINDTENPTITCPADVTVSNDAGTCESATVTLGTPTTGDNCGVATVTNDAPATFPVGTTTVTWTVTDINGNSATCTQDVTVNDNENPTITCPADVTVSNDAGVCSATGVTLGTPTTGDNCGVATVINDAPATFPVGTTTVTWTVTDIHGNSVTCTQDVTVNDTENPTITCPTDVTVNNDPGNCSTDIVNISLGNPTTGDNCGVATVTNDAPATFPVGTTTVTWTVTDIHGNTATCTQDVTVNDNEDPIVTCPADVTVDSDAGLCEATTVTLGTPTTSDNCGVATVTNDAPATFPVGTTTVTWTITDIHGNSITCAQDVTVNDNENPTITCPADVTVSNDAGVCSATGVTLGTPTTGDNCGVATVTNDAPATFPVGTTTVTWTVTDIHGNSVTCTQDVTVNDTENPTITCPTDVTVNNDPGNCSTDLVNISLGNPTTGDNCGVATVTNDAPATFPVGTTTVTWTVTDIHGNTATCTQDVTVNDNEDPSIICPGDVTVDSDAGLCEATTVNLGTPFTNDNCGVATVTNDAPATFPVGTTTVTWTVTDIHGNSITCAQDVTVNDNENPTITCPADVTVSNDAGVCSATGVTLGTPTTGDNCGVATVTNDAPATFPVGTTTVTWTVTDIHGNSVTCTQDVTVNDTENPTITCPTDVTVNNDPGNCSTDLVNISLGNPTTGDNCGVATVTNDAPATFPVGTTTVTWTVTDIHGNTATCTQDVTVNDNEDPTLTCAPDQTEYADNNCEHAILDYTLLATYSDNCGATISQSPVAGTLVSTGDTTIVLTVIDNAGNTVSCSFNLTVLDTISPVFSGCPSDILVNSDPGNCSAVVSWTAPTSVDNCGDTITSNFSSGDTFPVGTTTVVYVATDLSGNTDTCSFDVVVTDNEAPVLTFCQADTSSCDSIILYDLPTASDNCGVDTIIQTAGLGSGAVFPVGTTTETYEVTDIHGNVSICSFTVTVHPKPTATGVTTDVTCFGLSDGSIDLTPADGTAPYTFLWSNAETTEDVTNLGPGDYSVTVYDANLCQFDTLFTVAESDTIQVDVTYGNVSCFDSTDAYINIIPTGGTMPYMYNWSNGDTLQNIDSLSAGIYDLTLTDDKGCIYQLSVEILEPDSMFAVSVLEHATCLSADGSIDLTLHGGTLPYTYNWSTGDTLQDIDSLAAGTYSVLVTDVNGCFLNYEDSVYAINPLGISHEIEDVTCYGDESGSIDIEVTGAVSPVVYNWSNGDTTALITNLVAGNYYVTVTDSNGCVISDTMDVYQPDSLYLEFIHSEYDGGFNVSHYLSEDGWIDMSVIGGVSPYSYTWSNGSTDEDIEDLTAGLYTIVVTDANGCSVFGSDSLIQPLELEMPQGFSPNGDGYNDYFVIHGIEVYPNNELLIYNRWGNLVYSTTGYNNDWEGLNNKGKKLPDGTYFAILKIDELEQPLTGYIDLRTVRNK, encoded by the coding sequence ATGAGAAAACTCTACGTTTTATTGGGAATTATAGCTATTAGTATTTCATTCTCAACTCACGCACAAGTCCCTACATGTGGGACAGATGTACCATACTTTCAAGTGGATTTAACCGGACAACCTGATGGTGTTTGGGAGTCTCCTTCACATTCGAGGCTAGGAAATTGTTGTGGTACTTCATCTCCGGATAGATGTACATCTTTTGAAATTATTTTGGACACAGGTGCCACAATGATCAATTTTGAAATTGCTTCAGGAGCTATTCCTCCCGGATCAATGTTTTATCAAATTGGTTGTGGTCCGCAAGTTCCGGTTGGTGATGCAATTTGTATTAGTGGGGTAGGTCCTCACTATCTTACTTTTTGTAAACCTGGAAATAATGAAAATACGTACAGAATTACTTCTATACCTAAGCCAACTTTTCCAAAAGATGATTCAACCAGAATTGGCTGTACACTTCCGATTGAAATACTTGGTTTAGAAAATATTACCATAAATTCTATTTCTCCGGGAACTCCTGGGCAATACAACTCATATTTAAGTTGTCTTGACTGCGGAACGCCAAATTTTGAACCTGGTTTATCTGCTCCGGCATTTATAGATTACGAAATATGTGGTACTCCAACGGCATCTGCTTGTGGGTATGTTTATACTTGTGATACTGTAAGATTATATGCTTTTCAAGCGTTAGATGGGTCAGTAACTCCTAATCCTGCAGAGTTTTGTAGTGGAGGAGGAGGAGTTGTATTAACTGCATCTGCAACAGGAGGTGATGCAGTTTATTCATATGAATGGTACAATAGTTCCTCTGTTTCAGTTGGAACAGGTTCGGCATTCAATGCGACAACACAAGAAAATTTCACAGTTAAAATTAGTGATGGTTTGGTAAGTCCAACTTGTCCATCAGAATACATTACAGTTCCCGTTACTGTTGGTTTACCTCCGACAGTAAGTGCAGGAATAGATCAAACTTTATGTGCAAATGATCCTGAGGTGTTTTTAAGTGGTTCGGTTACTAATGCGGATGGCGCAGTATGGACAGGAGGTACAGGAACATTTAATCCAAATGATTCTACTGTATTTGCTTCATATATGCCTACTTCTGCTGAGTTGACAGCAGGTTCGGTTACATTAACTTTGACTTCTTATGGTGCCGGTGGTGGATGTACTGAGGATTTTGATCAGGTAACTATTTTCTTTTCAGATACAGTTGACATTTCATTTACTTCGCCAACTTTGAATTGTTACAATTCTACGGGTGCTTTAACAGCTAATGCAAGTTCAGGAACTGCTCCTTATACCTACTTCTGGAGTACAGGAGCAACAACTAATTCAATTTTTGCTGGTGACGGAACATATTGGGTGGAAGTTACTGATGCAATAGGATGTTCGCATACAGAATCAGTTACTTTAACGGCTCCTTCTGAAATGAATTTAACTATGTCAAGTACTGATTGTTCTTTTGACGGAGCAAGTGATGGTACTGCATCTGTTGCTGTAGCAGGAGGAACTCCGGCTTATACTTATTCATGGGGAACTGGAGGAACAGCCGCTACTGAAACTGGATTGAGTTATGGTGTAGCAACAGTAACAGTTACTGATGCAAATGGATGTATTAAAATAGGGAGTGTAGTTGTTAATGAACCGCAATGTTTAGCATTCTCAGTTGCAGCATCTTCTACAAATGTTTCTTGTTTTGGAGGAAATGATGGGACAGCTTCTGCCGTGGCAGCAGGTGGTTTACTTCCTTATTCTTATAGTTGGAACACTTCACCGGTATCTGCAGGTACACCAATTAGTGGATTGTCTGCCGGTACTTATACTGTAACTGCTACAGATGGAAATGGATGTGTTGATTTGGCTACAGTTGCTATTACTGAACCAACTCAACTTACAAATACAATGACACATACCGATATTGCGGTTATTGGTGCTAATACTGGGGTGGCTACAGCTAACCCTTCAGGTGGTACCCCAGGATATTCTTATTTATGGACTCCCGGAGGTGAAACAACACAATCTATAATAAATCAGTTTGCAGGTACATATTATGTAGATATTACAGATTCAAAATTTTGTTCAATTTCTGATAGTGTCATTATTAATGAGCCGCCTTGTAACAATTTAGACATAGGTTTAGTTTATTCAGACATTACTTGTAATGGAGCATCAGATGGAAAAGCTACTGTAGTAGTAGCACACGGAACTGCACCTTACACTATTACTTGGAGTGATGGTCAAACCGGTACAACTGCTACTAACCTTTCAGCAGGTTCATACACGGTAACTGTGACGGATGCATCAAATTGTACAACATTCGAAAACTTTACAATTACTGAGCCTTCAGCACTAAGTGTTGGTTTAACGCCTACTGCTATTTCATGTTTTGGATACGCTAATGGTACGATTGATTTAACAGCTACGGGTGGTACTTATCCTTACTCATTTTCATGGGAAATTGGAGGTGTAGTAATAACTAAAGCAGAGGATTTAGTTAATCTAAAGCCAGGAACATATTCGGTTACAGTAACTGATGCTAATGGATGTGTAGAAACAGCTTCAGTTGGTATTACGCAACCTGCTCAAGTAGCTGCAACAGCAACTAAAATAAATGCTTTGTGTAATGGTGACTCTAATGGATCTATTGATGCTACTTCTACTGGTGGAACTGCTCCTCATTCATATTTATGGCAAGGTCCTTTAGGATTTACATCTACTTCTCAGGATATTTCAAGCTTATCAGCTGGTTTATATACACTTCAAGTAACAGATTTAAATGGATGTACTTTAGTAACTCCATTGGGGGTTTACATTGATCAGCCTGATACTGTTATTATTCATAATATTTCAGTTAGCTGTCCAACTCCTGGTGCAACTAATGCCAATGTAGTTGTTGATAGTGTTACTGGAGGAACAGAAGATCTTTATGATATTTCATACGATAACGGTACTACATTTAATGGTTTAGGGAATTATACAGCAACACTTCCGACAGGAGCTACTTATCAGGTTGTTGCAAGAGATGCAAATGCCTGTGCTACTGTTAATCCGTATGTTTTAACTATTGATCCTGTCGTTACTATCACCAATGTAACTTTTGATCCTTGTATTCCTGCAGGAGCTACGGATATTCCTGTTACAGTTGCTGCAACTGGAGGTGATGGAGGTCCTTATGAGGTGTCAACTGATAATGGGGCAACATTCAATGCTGCTGGAGTTATGACCATTAACCTTGCAGTTGGAAACTCTTATAATATTGTAGTAAGAGATGCAAAAGGATGTTTGACAGTTGCAACTAGCATTACTATTCCTAACGAATTAATTGCAACAGGAGTCATTCAAAATGAAGTAAGTTGTCTTGGTGAATCTGATGGAAGCATTGATTTAACAGTTACTGGTGGAACTACCGCATATACATTTGCTTGGACTGGTCCAAACAGTTATACAGCTACAACTGAAGATATTTCGGGATTATTTGAAGGAACCTATGATGTAATAGTTACTGACGCAAATGGATGTACAGCTAATGAAAGTGTTGTCTTAACTACTTTTGTAGATGTGACAAACCCTACAATTACTTGTCCATCAGATATTTCACAATCTAATGATGCAGGTGTTTGTGGAGCATTAATTATTTATGCAACACCGGTTGGTGTAGATAATTGCCCACTTGGAGTTTCTACAATAATGACTACTGGTTTAACTTCTGGCTCAACATTCCCAATCGGAACTACATTAGTAACTTATGAAGTAACTGATAGTGCAGGTAATACTGCAAGTTGTAGCTTCAATGTCACAATTAACGATACAGAAAACCCAACCATTACTTGTCCTGCTGATGTAACAGTTTCAAATGATGCCGGAACTTGTGAATCTGCTACTGTTACACTTGGTACTCCAACAACAGGAGATAATTGCGGTGTAGCAACAGTAACAAATGATGCACCGGCAACATTCCCTGTAGGAACAACAACAGTAACATGGACAGTAACAGATATTAATGGGAATTCGGCTACCTGTACACAAGATGTAACGGTAAATGATAATGAAAATCCAACAATTACTTGTCCTGCAGATGTAACAGTGTCTAATGATGCAGGAGTTTGTTCAGCAACTGGAGTAACGTTAGGTACTCCAACAACAGGAGATAATTGTGGTGTGGCAACAGTAATAAATGATGCACCAGCTACATTCCCAGTAGGAACAACAACAGTAACCTGGACAGTAACAGATATTCATGGAAACTCAGTTACTTGTACACAAGACGTAACAGTAAATGATACTGAGAATCCAACAATTACATGCCCAACAGATGTGACTGTAAATAATGATCCTGGAAATTGCTCAACTGACATAGTAAATATCAGTTTAGGAAATCCAACAACAGGAGATAATTGTGGAGTAGCGACAGTAACAAATGATGCTCCTGCAACATTCCCTGTAGGAACAACAACAGTAACTTGGACTGTAACAGATATTCACGGAAATACTGCTACCTGTACTCAAGATGTAACAGTTAATGACAACGAAGATCCGATTGTTACTTGTCCAGCTGATGTAACGGTAGATAGTGATGCCGGATTATGTGAGGCAACAACAGTAACTTTAGGAACTCCTACCACTTCTGATAATTGTGGTGTAGCAACGGTAACAAATGATGCACCGGCAACATTCCCAGTAGGAACAACAACAGTAACATGGACAATTACAGATATTCATGGTAATTCAATCACTTGTGCGCAAGATGTAACAGTGAATGATAATGAAAATCCAACAATTACTTGTCCTGCAGATGTAACAGTGTCTAATGATGCAGGAGTTTGTTCAGCAACTGGAGTTACTTTGGGTACTCCAACAACAGGTGATAATTGTGGTGTGGCAACAGTAACAAATGACGCTCCAGCTACATTCCCAGTGGGAACAACAACAGTAACCTGGACAGTAACAGATATTCATGGAAACTCAGTTACTTGTACACAAGACGTAACAGTAAATGATACTGAGAATCCAACAATTACATGCCCAACAGATGTGACTGTAAATAATGATCCTGGAAATTGCTCAACTGACTTAGTAAACATCAGTTTAGGAAATCCAACAACAGGAGATAATTGTGGAGTAGCGACAGTAACAAATGACGCTCCTGCAACCTTCCCTGTAGGAACAACAACAGTAACTTGGACTGTAACAGATATTCACGGAAATACTGCTACCTGTACTCAAGATGTAACAGTTAATGACAACGAAGATCCTTCTATCATTTGTCCTGGTGACGTTACAGTAGATAGTGATGCTGGATTATGTGAAGCCACTACTGTTAACTTAGGTACCCCTTTCACAAATGACAATTGTGGTGTAGCAACGGTAACAAATGATGCACCGGCAACATTCCCTGTAGGAACAACAACAGTAACATGGACCGTTACAGATATTCATGGTAATTCAATTACTTGTGCGCAAGATGTAACAGTGAATGATAATGAAAATCCAACAATTACTTGTCCTGCGGATGTAACAGTATCTAATGATGCAGGAGTATGTTCAGCAACTGGAGTTACTTTGGGTACTCCAACAACAGGTGATAATTGTGGTGTGGCAACAGTAACAAATGATGCTCCAGCAACCTTCCCTGTAGGAACAACAACAGTAACCTGGACAGTAACAGATATTCATGGAAACTCAGTTACTTGTACACAAGACGTAACAGTAAATGATACTGAGAATCCAACAATTACATGCCCAACAGATGTGACTGTAAATAATGATCCTGGAAATTGCTCAACTGACTTAGTAAACATCAGTTTAGGAAATCCAACAACAGGAGATAATTGTGGAGTAGCGACAGTAACAAATGACGCTCCTGCAACCTTCCCTGTAGGAACAACAACAGTAACTTGGACTGTAACAGATATTCATGGAAATACTGCTACTTGTACACAGGATGTAACTGTTAATGACAACGAAGATCCAACTTTAACTTGTGCTCCTGATCAGACAGAATATGCTGATAACAACTGTGAACATGCTATTTTAGATTATACTTTGCTAGCAACATATTCAGATAATTGTGGAGCAACAATTAGTCAATCTCCGGTAGCAGGTACTTTAGTATCAACCGGTGATACTACAATTGTTCTGACCGTAATAGATAATGCAGGTAATACTGTAAGTTGCTCATTCAATTTAACAGTGTTAGATACTATTAGCCCAGTATTTTCTGGATGTCCTTCCGATATTTTGGTAAACAGTGATCCTGGAAATTGTTCGGCAGTGGTTAGCTGGACGGCGCCAACATCTGTAGATAATTGTGGTGATACAATCACTAGTAACTTCAGCTCAGGAGATACATTCCCTGTAGGAACTACAACAGTGGTGTATGTCGCAACTGATCTTTCAGGAAATACAGATACATGTTCATTTGATGTAGTAGTTACTGATAATGAGGCACCTGTCTTAACATTCTGTCAAGCAGATACTAGTTCATGTGATTCAATTATCTTGTATGATCTACCAACAGCATCTGATAACTGTGGTGTAGATACAATTATTCAAACTGCAGGTTTAGGATCTGGTGCTGTATTCCCTGTAGGAACAACTACAGAGACATATGAAGTAACAGATATTCATGGAAACGTATCTATTTGTTCTTTCACTGTGACAGTTCATCCAAAACCAACAGCAACAGGGGTAACTACAGATGTAACATGCTTTGGATTGTCAGATGGATCAATTGATTTAACTCCAGCTGACGGAACTGCTCCTTATACTTTCTTATGGAGTAATGCAGAAACAACAGAAGATGTTACAAACTTAGGTCCTGGTGATTATTCAGTAACTGTTTATGACGCCAACTTATGTCAGTTTGATACTTTGTTTACTGTGGCTGAATCTGACACAATACAAGTTGACGTTACCTATGGAAATGTAAGTTGTTTTGATTCAACAGATGCTTACATCAATATTATTCCAACTGGTGGTACAATGCCATATATGTATAACTGGAGTAATGGAGATACACTTCAAAATATAGATTCATTGTCAGCAGGAATTTATGACTTGACATTGACAGATGATAAAGGATGTATCTATCAATTGTCTGTTGAGATACTTGAGCCGGATTCAATGTTTGCAGTATCAGTATTGGAGCATGCAACTTGTTTATCAGCAGATGGTTCAATTGATTTAACTCTTCATGGTGGAACATTGCCATACACTTATAACTGGAGTACTGGTGATACACTTCAAGATATTGATAGTCTGGCAGCTGGAACTTACTCAGTTTTAGTGACAGATGTAAATGGATGCTTCTTGAATTACGAAGATTCTGTGTATGCCATAAATCCACTTGGCATAAGTCATGAGATTGAAGATGTAACATGCTATGGAGATGAAAGCGGAAGCATTGATATTGAAGTTACAGGAGCTGTTTCTCCTGTGGTTTATAACTGGTCTAATGGCGATACAACTGCTCTTATAACAAATCTTGTAGCAGGAAACTATTATGTTACAGTAACTGATAGTAATGGATGTGTGATTTCGGACACAATGGATGTTTATCAACCTGATTCATTATACCTTGAGTTTATTCACTCAGAGTATGACGGAGGCTTTAATGTAAGTCATTACCTAAGCGAGGATGGCTGGATTGATATGTCAGTAATTGGTGGGGTTTCTCCTTATTCTTACACTTGGTCAAATGGATCAACTGACGAAGATATCGAAGATTTAACGGCAGGTTTGTATACAATAGTAGTAACAGATGCCAATGGATGTTCAGTGTTTGGAAGTGATTCACTAATACAACCACTTGAGCTTGAAATGCCACAAGGATTCTCTCCAAATGGTGATGGTTACAACGACTATTTCGTAATCCATGGAATTGAAGTATATCCGAATAATGAGTTGTTGATTTACAATAGATGGGGTAACCTGGTTTACTCTACAACAGGGTACAATAACGATTGGGAAGGATTAAACAATAAAGGAAAGAAACTACCTGATGGTACCTATTTCGCAATCTTAAAGATTGATGAATTAGAACAGCCATTGACAGGATATATTGATTTAAGAACTGTTAGAAATAAATAA